The genomic interval TGGTTTTTACACAACAGGCAGCTTCACACAACCGTTTCCGGAATGCGCCACCACCATGCCATATTGTGTAATTGAATATTCATGTGTTGAATTTGTGACAAATATAAAAGGCTGATTTAATAATGCAAAGCATACAACATTTTTTTTATCATCTGATATTTAACTTAGGGTTTCCGCACCAAAGATAGAGAAAAAGGAAAGAGGGGCTAACTTTGTGCATGGAACTTAAAAAGATACTAAACAAAGTAGCTGATTTTCGGGTGCAAGGCCGCTGCTTACATCTATTAGCAGATATTTTAGGCTTAGTTTTATGTGGGGTAATAGCCGATTGTGATGACTTTGACGAGATAGCAGATTATGGCAAAGATAATACAGCGTTTCTGCAGCAAGAACTAGGATTAAGTTTTGTTAATGGTATACCTTCTGCTGACACTTTAAATCGGGTGATCAGACACCTGGATAGCCATAGTTTGGAGCAATGCTTCAAAGCGTGTGTAGCTGGCTTCTCCTTAGCAGGCAAGCAGGTATGTATAGATGGCAAAGAATTGAGAGGTACTATACCTGCAGGCAAAAAGCATGCTTTGGTTCGTATGGTCAATGTATGGGTAGAGGAACATAGCTTAAGCTTTGGACAAGTAGCCGTAGAAGCCAAGAGTAATGAGATTACAACTATTCCTGCTTTATTAGATACCCTTGATTGCAAAGGTAGTATCATTACTATAGATGCTATTGCTTGTCAGCAGGCAATTGTAGAAAAGATCAGGGATAAGCAAGCCCATTATGTGATTGCCCTAAAGGCTAATCAAGGTGTACTCTATGAGCAGGTAGCCCATTTTATGCAAATCAATAAGTCTGCTCTCGCTTTTAATCAGCAACTAGATAAAGCCCATGGCAGAGGAGAAGAACGTAGGGTATATATTGCTCAATGCATTGATTTGGTAGAGGAAAAGGAAAAATGGCAGGACTTACATACTTTAGTCATGGTAGAAAGAAAACGCATTATAGCAGGCAAAAAGCAAGAACAAACCCTGTTCTATATAAGCAGTTTAACAGATACAGACCCTGCCTTGTACAGCCGCTACATAAGAGGCCATTGGGCGATAGAGAATGGCTTGCATTGGCAACTAGATGTTACCTTTAGGGAAGATGAGGCTAAAGTCAGGAAAGATAAAGGACCCATCAATCTGCATCTGATTAGAAAGTGGTCTTTGCATCTGCTCAAAAAAGAGCCTTCTTGCGTGAGTGTCAAACGGAAAAGAAAAAAAGCTAACAGAGACACTAATTTCCTGTTAGCTATTCTTAAAACTTAATATTTAGTGCGGAAACCCTATATTTAACTGCAACAAATAGCATTTTGGATTTAATACATAAAATAGCTACTTAAGAGCCAGGTTTATGTTCATATATTCAGATATCTCTCCTAAGAAATATAACCAATTATTAATATTTTCAATAAAAACATTCCCACATATTGATAAATAGCTAATAAACACCTATTCCTGCAAATTACCGAACAGACTCGGATAATATAATTTTTTCATGATAATTCTATTAAAATGAGTATAACTATTAAATTTTTCCTTGAAAAAGTAAAAATTATTCCTGAGAGTTCATTGTATATGTAAATCACGTTACATAATTTTGTCGCCCACAAATTGCTTACATTATTACAACATTCAGATTATCAATGGATAGTGTATAAATATCGCCTCTTAATTGTTTGTCTGTTTTAAAGATTAATATTTCACACCAGAAAGGACAGCTTCACTACATGTAAAACGATGAGGAAGATTTTCAGATAAGGCAAACATAAGCCTGGATTTACTCGTCAATACATTATTACGCTCTATCTATAAGTATTATCTATCTGCCACCATTTTGAAGTTTAATAAATCAATTACCTAATCTGAATCTTATACCAAATCAACGGATCTAAAAACGAATAGAATTTATGAGTAACAACTATCCTCTATCTAGTAGCCATGCAAACGTTTGCATTCGCTTACCACTACCAGAGGCGCATCCTTTGGGTAACAAAAGGCCGGTAGGCTTTAGCAAATCGTATTATGTATGCATGCTTTTTTTGATTTTATTATCGGTGCAAACGTTTGCACAAACCAGAACAGTATCTGGTAAAGTAACGGCACAGTCGGATGGTACGCCGCTTCCTGGGGTGAATGTACTGATAAAAGGGACTACTTCTGGTACTACTACAGACGTAAATGGAGCATATACCCTTCAGGTGGAGCCAGGCACAACCCTTGTATTCAGCTTTATTGGATTTACCACACAAGAAATTGCTGTTGGCACGCAAAGCACCCTGGATGTTGCCTTACCAGATGACGTGCAGGCATTGTCTGAAGTAGTGGTAATTGGTTATGGTACGCAAAAAAAGGAAGACCTGACTGGTTCAATTGCCGCCATTTCACAGGAAAGCTTTAATAAGGGCCAGGTAACTACTCCCGAGCAATTACTGGTAGGGAAAGTTGCCGGTGTACAAATTACCCCTGGTGGAGCACCCGGTTCTGGCAGCCGTATCCGTATCCGGGGTGGTTCTTCGCTCAATGCCAGCAACGATCCGCTGGTGGTGATTGATGGAGTGCCGGTAGATAACACAGCTATTTCTGGTTCTGCTAACCCACTGAGCTTAATTAACCCTAATGATATTGAATCTTTTAATATTCTGAAAGATGCTTCTGCTACAGCAATATATGGTTCCAGGGCTTCCAATGGGGTTATTATCATAACTACTAAAAAAGGCCGTCAGGGCGATAAGATCAGAGTAGATTTTAGTTCACTCGCTTCTATTGCTACCAATACTAAAACGGTAGATGTGCTCTCAGCAGAAGAATTAAGGGCAGTCGTAAATGAGAGAGGTTCTGCTTCACAAAAGGCGCTGCTGGGAAGTGCCAATACCAACTGGCAGAAAGAGATATACAGAAATGCTTTCAGTACAGATAATAACCTGAGTGTAAGCGGGTCATACAAGTTTTTGCCTTATCGTTTATCTGTAGGATATCTGAACCAGGATGGCGTATTAAAAACATCTAACTTTCAGAGGACCTCTGCTGCTATTAACCTGACACCTTCTTTCTTTAATGATCATTTAAAAGTAAGTCTGAATTTGAAAGGCTCGCTTACCAATAAACAGTTTGCCAATGAAGGAGCTATTGGTGCAGCTGTTGCTTTCGATCCTACCCAGCCTATTAACGCAGAAAATAATTATGGTGGATTTTACGAATGGACTAATGCTAATGGTTCACCTAATACCTTAGCCCCTCGTAATCCGGTTAGTTTATTAGAACAAAATGATGATCAGAGTGAGGTAAAAAGAAGCATTGGTAATCTGCAGCTCGATTATAAATTTCACTTCTTCCCTGACCTGAGAGCTAACCTGAACCTAGGCTATGATATATCAGATAGTGAAGGTTCCAGATTACAGCCTGCAACTTCAGCCTCTGTATTTAACCAGGGAGGAAGCCGCACCCAGTATGCCCAGTCCAGAAACAATAAATTACTCGATTTCTATCTGAATTATGTAAAAGAAGTGCCAGCTCTGGCCAGTAAGTTTGATGTAACAGCCGGGTATTCTTACCAGGATTTTATCCGGGAGAATCCTTCCTTTGCAGGCTTAAATGCAGCCGGAGAAGTAATACCAGGTCAGGAAGCTGATCCATTTCCTTTAAAAACTCAATATACCCTGATAGGTCTTTTTGGTAGATTGAATTATACCTTCAAAGATAGATACCTATTAACTGCCACTGTGCGGAGAGATGGTTCTTCCAGATTTGGCAAAGGGAATAAGTGGGGTACATTCCCATCTTTAGCCTTTGCCTGGAAAGTAAATGAAGAATCCTTCTTGAAAAACGTTCAGGTACTTTCTGAGTTAAAATTACGGGCGGGCTATGGTGTTACTGGCCAGCAAGACATCAGCACTACTACTATTCCTAATGATTATCCATACTTGCCAAGATATACCTTTAGTGACCAGACTTCTCAATACCAGTTTGGGAATCAGTACTACCTCACGCTTCGCCCGGAAGGATATGATGCTAATATCAAATGGGAAGAAACAACTACTATTAATGGAGGATTAGATTATGGTTTTATGGATGGCAGAATCACTGGTAGCCTGGATTATTATTTCAAGAAAACCAAAGATCTATTGGCTATAATTCCGGTACCTGCCGGTTCTAACCTGACTAACCGGCTTCTTACCAATGTAGGAAACATTGAAAACAGAGGTCTGGAAGCAGCCTTGAATTTTACGGCTATCAATACAGAAAAACTGAAGTGGGATGTAGGTGTGAATGCTACCTATAATACCAGCGAGATTACTAACTTGAGTAAAACACAGGATAATTCTTCTGAGGGTATTCCGGTAGGACTAATCGGTGGAGGTGTAGGAAATAATATCCAGATCCACACAGTCGGCTACCGCCCTTACGCTTTCTATGTATATCAGCAGGTATATGATGAAAGTGGTAAACCTGTAGAAGGTTTGTATGTAGACCGCAATAATGATGGTGCTGTTAATAACCGGGATTTGTACCGCTATAAAAATCCGGAAGCAAATGTATTCTTCGGGTTGAATTCCCAGGTAACCTATGCCAGATTTACAGCTGGTTTTGTACTCCGGGGAAGCGTTAATAACTATGTATATAATAATGTTCGTTCGGGCAATGGCGTTTATCGCAACATTACCTATCCTAATTATCTGACCAACCTGCATAGCAATGTATTGGAGACTGACTTTAATAATAACCAGTTTTTCACAGATTATTATATAGAGAATGCTTCTTTCCTGCGTATGGAAACTATCAACTTTGCCTATAGCTTCGGCCGGATTTTCAACGACAAAGCAGACCTGCGCTTGTCTGCTAATATTCAGAATGCCTTTGTGATCACAAAATACTCAGGATTAGATCCTGAAGTAGCGGGTGGGATAGATAATAACTTCTATCCAAGAGCCAGAATATTCTCATTAGGTGTAAACATAGGTTTTTAATCATCCCATAAATCAATCGGATACATGACAACTAAATTGATAAAAAATATAATCCTGTCAGGCGCCTTGCTATTCTCAGTAGCCTCCTGCACCAAAGACCTGGACCGTGAACCGTTTTATGACGTAACCTCTGCCAATGTTTACAAGGATTTTAATAACTATAAAAATGTACTGGCAAAAGTATATGCCGGATATGCGGTAAGCGGCCAGCAAGGTCCGGCGGGAAATCCGGATATCAGTGGTCTGGATGAAGGTTTTTCTAACTATCTCCGTTTGTATTTCAACTTACAGGAATTACCTACGGATGAAGCTGTGATCGGATGGAATGATGGAACTTTACCTGATTTGCATGATATGGACTGGACTTCCAGCAATGAATTCATAGCTGCTATGTACAACCGTATTTATTACCAGATTGCGCTGACCAATGAATTCATACGGGAAACCACAGATGCTAAACTAAGCGAACGCGGAATTACCGGAGAAAACCTGAACAACGCAAAACGGTACCATGCTGAAACCCGTTTCTTGAGGGCTTTGAGCTACTGGCATGCGATGGATATGTATGGAAATGTACCTTTCGTAACAGAGCAGGATGCAGTGGGTTCTTTTTTTCCCAAGCAAACGACCAGAGCTGAACTTTTCAATTATATAGAATCCGAACTAAAAGCCATTGAAACAGAACTGGCTGCACCCGGACAAAATGAATATGGCCGTGCAGATCAGGCTGCCGCCTGGACCTTGCTTACCAAATTGTATCTGAATGCCGAAGTATATACTGGTCAGGGGCGGTATGCAGATGCCGTTACGTATGCCAGCAAGGTAATTGCCAGTACCAATTATGCCCTGGAACCACAGATCGAAAAACTGTTCCGTACTGATAATAATACGTCTAAAGAGATTATTTTCCCGATCACTTTTGATGGCTTAAAAACACAATCCTATGGCGGGATGACCTATCTGGTGCATGCCCCTGTAGGGGGTAATATGGACCCTAAAGCCTTTGGTATCAATGGCGGATGGTCAGGTTTGCGAACTACAAAAAATATCGTCGAACTTTTCGCCAATGGAGATGCCAGAGCACAATTCCATACCAACGGACAGGCGCTTGAAATCAATGATATTTTCACGTTTACCGATGGGTATCCGGTCACTAAGTACAGAAACGTAAGTTCAACTGGCGTGGTAGGTTCTGATGTTACTGGCAACTTCCCAGATACTGATTTTCCGATGTTCCGCCTGGCCGATGTGTATTTGATGTATGCTGAAGCCGTATTGAGAGGAGCAGGAGGGGGAGATGCAGCTACTGCTTTACAATATGTAAACCGTTTGCGTGAGAGAGCTTATGGGAATACTTCCGGCAATATTACCCAAGCTCAGTTAACCTTAGACTTACTTCTGGAAGAAAGAGCCAGAGAATTGAAATGGGAAATGCACCGCCGTACTGACCTGATCCGTTTTGGCAAATTTACTCCTGGAACCTATGTATGGCCGTGGAAAGGTGGCGTGAAAGAGGGCAGGGGTGTAGAGAATTTCCGCACCTTATACCCGGTTCCGACTACTGATCTTACCGCCAATCCCAATCTCAAACAAAACACAGGCTACTAATTATTAACAGGAAGGGTGTAACAGCTGCTTCCTCTCTAACATTAAATACAGACACATATATGAAAATAGGATTTAATAAAATCTATCTGCTA from Rhodocytophaga rosea carries:
- a CDS encoding ISAs1 family transposase, encoding MELKKILNKVADFRVQGRCLHLLADILGLVLCGVIADCDDFDEIADYGKDNTAFLQQELGLSFVNGIPSADTLNRVIRHLDSHSLEQCFKACVAGFSLAGKQVCIDGKELRGTIPAGKKHALVRMVNVWVEEHSLSFGQVAVEAKSNEITTIPALLDTLDCKGSIITIDAIACQQAIVEKIRDKQAHYVIALKANQGVLYEQVAHFMQINKSALAFNQQLDKAHGRGEERRVYIAQCIDLVEEKEKWQDLHTLVMVERKRIIAGKKQEQTLFYISSLTDTDPALYSRYIRGHWAIENGLHWQLDVTFREDEAKVRKDKGPINLHLIRKWSLHLLKKEPSCVSVKRKRKKANRDTNFLLAILKT
- a CDS encoding RagB/SusD family nutrient uptake outer membrane protein, producing the protein MTTKLIKNIILSGALLFSVASCTKDLDREPFYDVTSANVYKDFNNYKNVLAKVYAGYAVSGQQGPAGNPDISGLDEGFSNYLRLYFNLQELPTDEAVIGWNDGTLPDLHDMDWTSSNEFIAAMYNRIYYQIALTNEFIRETTDAKLSERGITGENLNNAKRYHAETRFLRALSYWHAMDMYGNVPFVTEQDAVGSFFPKQTTRAELFNYIESELKAIETELAAPGQNEYGRADQAAAWTLLTKLYLNAEVYTGQGRYADAVTYASKVIASTNYALEPQIEKLFRTDNNTSKEIIFPITFDGLKTQSYGGMTYLVHAPVGGNMDPKAFGINGGWSGLRTTKNIVELFANGDARAQFHTNGQALEINDIFTFTDGYPVTKYRNVSSTGVVGSDVTGNFPDTDFPMFRLADVYLMYAEAVLRGAGGGDAATALQYVNRLRERAYGNTSGNITQAQLTLDLLLEERARELKWEMHRRTDLIRFGKFTPGTYVWPWKGGVKEGRGVENFRTLYPVPTTDLTANPNLKQNTGY
- a CDS encoding SusC/RagA family TonB-linked outer membrane protein; this translates as MSNNYPLSSSHANVCIRLPLPEAHPLGNKRPVGFSKSYYVCMLFLILLSVQTFAQTRTVSGKVTAQSDGTPLPGVNVLIKGTTSGTTTDVNGAYTLQVEPGTTLVFSFIGFTTQEIAVGTQSTLDVALPDDVQALSEVVVIGYGTQKKEDLTGSIAAISQESFNKGQVTTPEQLLVGKVAGVQITPGGAPGSGSRIRIRGGSSLNASNDPLVVIDGVPVDNTAISGSANPLSLINPNDIESFNILKDASATAIYGSRASNGVIIITTKKGRQGDKIRVDFSSLASIATNTKTVDVLSAEELRAVVNERGSASQKALLGSANTNWQKEIYRNAFSTDNNLSVSGSYKFLPYRLSVGYLNQDGVLKTSNFQRTSAAINLTPSFFNDHLKVSLNLKGSLTNKQFANEGAIGAAVAFDPTQPINAENNYGGFYEWTNANGSPNTLAPRNPVSLLEQNDDQSEVKRSIGNLQLDYKFHFFPDLRANLNLGYDISDSEGSRLQPATSASVFNQGGSRTQYAQSRNNKLLDFYLNYVKEVPALASKFDVTAGYSYQDFIRENPSFAGLNAAGEVIPGQEADPFPLKTQYTLIGLFGRLNYTFKDRYLLTATVRRDGSSRFGKGNKWGTFPSLAFAWKVNEESFLKNVQVLSELKLRAGYGVTGQQDISTTTIPNDYPYLPRYTFSDQTSQYQFGNQYYLTLRPEGYDANIKWEETTTINGGLDYGFMDGRITGSLDYYFKKTKDLLAIIPVPAGSNLTNRLLTNVGNIENRGLEAALNFTAINTEKLKWDVGVNATYNTSEITNLSKTQDNSSEGIPVGLIGGGVGNNIQIHTVGYRPYAFYVYQQVYDESGKPVEGLYVDRNNDGAVNNRDLYRYKNPEANVFFGLNSQVTYARFTAGFVLRGSVNNYVYNNVRSGNGVYRNITYPNYLTNLHSNVLETDFNNNQFFTDYYIENASFLRMETINFAYSFGRIFNDKADLRLSANIQNAFVITKYSGLDPEVAGGIDNNFYPRARIFSLGVNIGF